From Parambassis ranga chromosome 9, fParRan2.1, whole genome shotgun sequence, the proteins below share one genomic window:
- the LOC114441131 gene encoding collagen alpha-2(I) chain gives MGLMGQAGEKGQQGDRGPAGDIGPPSLDGQQGPPGPTGEEGKPGTKGDQGAPGPYGQSGSKGPKGELGPQGSQGLQGKPGRRGKEGESGEPGGPGDRGAKGTKGGKGNGGLLGSEGLQGLPGVRGPRGPKGEKGYAGLMGQGGLMGKVGPSGLLGLRGFPGIMGNPGADGPVGQKGDTGSDGLTGKPGIQGPKGVAGRQGVKGEMGKKGPLGSAGVRGRPGDLGPKGFSGAEGLRGEPGQKGEPGEAGSDGLPGIQGPSGLPGPEGLEGEMGLPGFVGSPGPQGSKGGSGLEGRKGQKGQKGDDGKHGRIGKDGRPGKKGKRGKAGSRGIRGRPGEKGKIGNPGPSGPPERHGPNGDRGPRGGIGEIGIPGFKGEPGVIGLPGPPGGAGIKGMQGSPGELGRAGLKGEQGDIGPPGGRGAPGLPGLPGLFGQKGLKGFTGTPGPAGEKGLPGPIGPPGPPGTSLNLTLVQLKELMYMSDKPNYVLVQSLLGSLQNDLRWFIDPPDGSKEHPATTCQELWLAHPNSSNGIYYIDPNQGSPADAFQVYCDFTAEPKTCLSPLQPQVPVKAWLKDSGTDMSFHWLSMVDGGFQFEYPGGTDVVQMRFLRLNSRFCTQTITYSCQPGNRQSQREREVKFQADTRTQSYLGALKDCVPSEELQAEGQHSIFQFESEDLQLLPLRDLAVFGDNEVIQEFGFTIGPACFS, from the exons ATGGGACTGATGGGACAGGCTGGAGAGAAAGGCCAGCAG GGAGACAGGGGTCCTGCTGGTGATATTGGTCCACCAAGTCTGGATGGGCAGCAG GGTCCTCCAGGACCAACTGGTGAGGAAGGGAAACCTGGAACAAAAGGTGACCAG GGAGCTCCAGGCCCATATGGACAATCAGGCTCCAAGGGACCAAAGGGAGAGCTAGGACCTCAGGGCTCTCAGGGGCTACAGGGTAAGCCTGGCCGAAGGGGCAAAGAG GGAGAAAGTGGAGAACCTGGTGGGCCTGGAGATCGCGGTGCTAAAGGAACAAAG GGGGGTAAGGGAAATGGTGGTCTTTTGGGATCAGAAGGACTTCAAGGACTCCCAGGTGTACGAGGACCAAGAGGACCTAAAGGAGAAAAGGGTTATGCAGGTTTAATG gGTCAAGGAGGCCTGATGGGGAAAGTGGGACCATCAGGTTTACTAGGACTACGG GGTTTTCCTGGTATTATGGGGAATCCAGGAGCTGATGGCCCTGTAGGGCAGAAG GGAGACACAGGTTCTGACGGTTTGACTGGAAAGCCAGGAATTCAAGGTCCTAAG GGGGTCGCAGGAAGACAAGGTGTGAAAGGTGAAATGGGAAAGAAGGGACCACTG GGGTCTGCAGGGGTCAGAGGAAGACCAGGTGATCTTGGCCCAAAGGGTTTTTCTGGTGCTGAAGGTTTAAGAGGAGAGCCTGGACAGAAGGGGGAGCCAGGAGAGGCG GGCTCTGATGGTCTACCAGGAATTCAAGGACCTTCAGGATTACCAGGACCTGAG GGCCTTGAGGGTGAGATGGGACTTCCAGGTTTTGTTGGCTCTCCAGGACCACAG GGATCAAAAGGTGGGTCTGGCCTGGAAGgaagaaaaggacaaaaaggtCAAAAG GGAGATGACGGCAAACATGGACGTATAGGAAAAGATGGTCGCCCTGGGAAGAAG gGGAAAAGAGGGAAGGCTGGAAGCAGAGGCATAAGAGGAAGACCAGGAGAAAAG GGAAAGATCGGAAATCCCGGTCCTTCTGGTCCTCCAGAGAGACATGGCCCAAAT GGTGATCGTGGCCCACGTGGAGGTATAGGGGAAATTGGCATACCTGGTTTTAAG GGAGAACCTGGGGTCATTGGCCTGCCTGGCCCTCCTGGTGGAGCAGGGATAAAG GGAATGCAAGGCTCACCTGGAGAGCTGGGAAGAGCAGGTCTGAAGGGAGAGCAG GGGGATATTGGGCCACCAGGTGGTCGAGGGGCTCCAGGCTTGCCTGGGCTACCT GGTTTGTTTGGACAGAAG GGACTGAAAGGTTTCACTGGGACACCGGGACCTGCTGGTGAGAAAGGCTTACCA GGTCCTATTGGTCCACCTGGACCTCCAGGAACCTCCTTAAACCTCACACTTGTTCAACTGAAG GAGCTCATGTACATGTCAGACAAACCAAACTATGTCCTGGTGCAGTCTCTGCTGGGGTCCCTTCAGAATGATCTTCGCTGGTTCATAGACCCACCAGACGGCAGCAAAGAACACCCAGCTACTACATGTCAGGAGCTGTGGCTCGCTCATCCCAACTCCAGTAATG GGATATATTACATTGATCCCAACCAGGGCAGCCCAGCTGATGCCTTCCAGGTGTACTGTGACTTCACAGCAGAGCCAAAGACCTGTCTATCCCCACTGCAGCCACAG GTTCCAGTAAAAGCTTGGCTGAAGGATTCAGGCACTGATATGTCATTCCACTGGTTGAGCATGGTGGACGGTGGTTTCCAG TTTGAGTACCCAGGTGGTACAGATGTGGTGCAGATGAGGTTTCTGCGACTCAACAGCAGATTCTGCACCCAGACCATCACTTATTCCTGCCAGCCAGGAAATAGacagagtcagagagagagggaagtcAAGTTCCAGGCTGACACACGGACGCAGAGCTACCTGGGGGCGCTGAAGGACTGCGTG ccatcagaggagctgcaggcggaAGGCCAGCATTCAATTTTTCAGTTTGAAAGTGAGGAtctccagctgctgcctctcAGAGACTTGGCAGTGTTTGGAGACAATGAAGTCATACAGGAGTTTGGATTCACAATAGGACCAGCGTGTTTCAGCTAA
- the man1b1b gene encoding mannosidase, alpha, class 1B, member 1b isoform X1 yields the protein MLPPSRQDYVSISFTGQASGSYNNGKQWRRQSCWRKWKQLPRLQRSLILFILVLLFICGIVYYPTVSEHLRDLPDGRQDRGDNDLMPVVPHVLPKPVEQGRPPPEPEQPTQRKLSNKRGPPVLQNHLIKKGNASDTAVEDKAAGSKKNVEEDGVISWRGAVIDTEQATEDSKNGKNKEDSPANQEVKSEKESEANRLEAVQQAFRHAWKGYKDFAWGHDELRPISKSYSEWFGLGLTLIDALDTMWILGLKEEFEEARAWVASELTFNKNVDVNLFESTIRILGGLLSTYHLTEDPLFLDKAKDIGSRLMPAFNTPSKIPYSDVNIKKGIAHPPRWTSDSTVAEVTSIQLEFRELSRLTQEPQYQAAVAEVMKQVHKLDGKLDGLVPMFINTNNGQFTHQGIYTLGARADSYYEYLLKQWIQGGKKEDQLLEDYLQAIEGVKKNLLQKSSPNGLTFVGEVSHGQFSPKMDHLVCFLPGTLALGAHNGLPADHMDLAKQLMETCYQMYVQMETGLSPEIVHFNMHEGSTRDIDVKLADRHNLLRPETVESLFYLYRFTEDHKYQDWGWEIFQNFNKYTKVSTGGYTSINNVRDPDYPSPRDKMESFFLGETLKYLYLLFSDNPNIISLDQYVFNTEAHPLPIWPSTV from the exons ATGCTCCCACCATCCAGGCAGGACTATGTATCTATAAGCTTCACTGGGCAAGCAAGTGGAAGTTACAATAACGGCAAGCAGTGGAGGAGGCAGTCCTGCTGGAGG AAATGGAAGCAGCTGCCCAGGCTGCAGCGGAgcctcatcctcttcatccttgTCCTCCTTTTTATTTGTGGAATAGTTTACTATCCTACTGTCAGCGAACACCTCAGAG ACCTTCCAGATGGAAGACAAGACCGAGGCGATAACGACCTGATGCCCGTCGTCCCACACGTGCTGCCCAAGCCTGTCGAACAGGGCCGACCTCCACCAGAACCTGAACAACCCACCCAG AGGAAATTATCCAATAAACGAGGACCGCCTGTCCTTCAGAATCATCTGATTAAGAAAGGAAATGCTTCAGACACAGCAGTTGAAGACAAGGCAGCTGGCAGCAAAAAGAatgtggaggaggatggagTCATCAG TTGGCGTGGGGCAGTAATTGATACTGAGCAAGCCACAGAGGACAGCAAGAATGGAAAAAATAAGGAGGATTCACCTGCCAATCAGGAAGTCAAATCAGAAAAAGAGTCCG AAGCTAACAGGCTGGAAGCGGTGCAGCAGGCTTTCAGACATGCATGGAAGGGTTATAAAGACTTTGCTTGGGGACATGATGAACTCAGGCCTATTTCCAAGTCATACAGCGAGTGGTTTGGTCTGGGCTTGACACTCATCGATGCCCTGGATACCATGTGGATCCTCGGTCTTAAAGAAG AATTTGAAGAAGCAAGGGCATGGGTGGCCTCTGAGCTCACATTCAACAAAAATGTAGATGTCAACCTGTTTGAAAGTACCATCCGCATCCTGGGAGGCCTGCTGAGTACCTACCATCTGACAGAAGACCCCCTGTTCCTGGACAAAGCT AAAGACATTGGCTCCAGGCTGATGCCAGCTTTTAACACCCCATCCAAAATCCCCTACTCAGATGTGAACATTAAGAAAGGTATTGCCCACCCCCCTCGCTGGACATCTGACAGCACTGTGGCCGAAGTTACCAGCATCCAGCTGGAGTTCAGGGAGCTAAGCCGCCTCACCCAGGAACCACAGTACCAG GCTGCAGTGGCTGAAGTTATGAAACAGGTCCACAAGCTGGACGGCAAGCTGGACGGTCTTGTGCCCATGttcatcaacacaaacaacGGCCAGTTCACTCATCAAGGCATCTACACACTGGGAGCCAGAGCAGATAGCTACTATGAATACCTGCTCAAGCAGTGGATCCAGGGAGGCAAAAAGGAGGACCA ACTCTTGGAGGACTACCTGCAAGCAATAGAAGGTGTAAAGAAGAACCTTTTGCAGAAATCTTCACCTAATGGTCTTACGTTTGTTGGAGAGGTATCACACGGACAGTTCAGCCCTAAAATG GATCAccttgtgtgtttcctgccgGGAACTCTGGCCCTCGGAGCTCACAATGGCTTACCTGCTGATCACATGGATTTGGCCAAACAGCTGATGGAGACCTGCTACCAGATGTACGTTCAGATGGAGACAGGTCTCAGTCCAGAGATCGTTCACTTTAACATGCATGAAGGGAGCACCCGTGATATTGACGTGAAG CTTGCAGACAGACACAACCTCCTGCGACCAGAGACTGTGGAGAGTCTCTTCTACCTGTACAGGTTCACGGAGGATCACAAGTACCAGGACTGGGGCTGGGAGATTTTCCAGAACTTTAACAAGTACACCAAG gTTTCCACTGGCGGCTACACATCAATCAACAACGTACGTGACCCAGACTACCCGAGCCCGCGAGACAAGATGGAGAGCTTCTTCCTGGGAGAGACCCTGAAATACTTGTACCTGCTCTTCTCAGACAACCCCAATATCATCAGCCTGGACCAATACGTCTTCAACACTGAAGCCCATCCCCTTCCTATCTGGCCTTCCactgtatga
- the man1b1b gene encoding mannosidase, alpha, class 1B, member 1b isoform X2, whose protein sequence is MLPPSRQDYVSISFTGQASGSYNNGKQWRRQSCWRKWKQLPRLQRSLILFILVLLFICGIVYYPTVSEHLRDLPDGRQDRGDNDLMPVVPHVLPKPVEQGRPPPEPEQPTQRKLSNKRGPPVLQNHLIKKGNASDTAVEDKAAGSKKNVEEDGVISWRGAVIDTEQATEDSKNGKNKEDSPANQEVKSEKESANRLEAVQQAFRHAWKGYKDFAWGHDELRPISKSYSEWFGLGLTLIDALDTMWILGLKEEFEEARAWVASELTFNKNVDVNLFESTIRILGGLLSTYHLTEDPLFLDKAKDIGSRLMPAFNTPSKIPYSDVNIKKGIAHPPRWTSDSTVAEVTSIQLEFRELSRLTQEPQYQAAVAEVMKQVHKLDGKLDGLVPMFINTNNGQFTHQGIYTLGARADSYYEYLLKQWIQGGKKEDQLLEDYLQAIEGVKKNLLQKSSPNGLTFVGEVSHGQFSPKMDHLVCFLPGTLALGAHNGLPADHMDLAKQLMETCYQMYVQMETGLSPEIVHFNMHEGSTRDIDVKLADRHNLLRPETVESLFYLYRFTEDHKYQDWGWEIFQNFNKYTKVSTGGYTSINNVRDPDYPSPRDKMESFFLGETLKYLYLLFSDNPNIISLDQYVFNTEAHPLPIWPSTV, encoded by the exons ATGCTCCCACCATCCAGGCAGGACTATGTATCTATAAGCTTCACTGGGCAAGCAAGTGGAAGTTACAATAACGGCAAGCAGTGGAGGAGGCAGTCCTGCTGGAGG AAATGGAAGCAGCTGCCCAGGCTGCAGCGGAgcctcatcctcttcatccttgTCCTCCTTTTTATTTGTGGAATAGTTTACTATCCTACTGTCAGCGAACACCTCAGAG ACCTTCCAGATGGAAGACAAGACCGAGGCGATAACGACCTGATGCCCGTCGTCCCACACGTGCTGCCCAAGCCTGTCGAACAGGGCCGACCTCCACCAGAACCTGAACAACCCACCCAG AGGAAATTATCCAATAAACGAGGACCGCCTGTCCTTCAGAATCATCTGATTAAGAAAGGAAATGCTTCAGACACAGCAGTTGAAGACAAGGCAGCTGGCAGCAAAAAGAatgtggaggaggatggagTCATCAG TTGGCGTGGGGCAGTAATTGATACTGAGCAAGCCACAGAGGACAGCAAGAATGGAAAAAATAAGGAGGATTCACCTGCCAATCAGGAAGTCAAATCAGAAAAAGAGTCCG CTAACAGGCTGGAAGCGGTGCAGCAGGCTTTCAGACATGCATGGAAGGGTTATAAAGACTTTGCTTGGGGACATGATGAACTCAGGCCTATTTCCAAGTCATACAGCGAGTGGTTTGGTCTGGGCTTGACACTCATCGATGCCCTGGATACCATGTGGATCCTCGGTCTTAAAGAAG AATTTGAAGAAGCAAGGGCATGGGTGGCCTCTGAGCTCACATTCAACAAAAATGTAGATGTCAACCTGTTTGAAAGTACCATCCGCATCCTGGGAGGCCTGCTGAGTACCTACCATCTGACAGAAGACCCCCTGTTCCTGGACAAAGCT AAAGACATTGGCTCCAGGCTGATGCCAGCTTTTAACACCCCATCCAAAATCCCCTACTCAGATGTGAACATTAAGAAAGGTATTGCCCACCCCCCTCGCTGGACATCTGACAGCACTGTGGCCGAAGTTACCAGCATCCAGCTGGAGTTCAGGGAGCTAAGCCGCCTCACCCAGGAACCACAGTACCAG GCTGCAGTGGCTGAAGTTATGAAACAGGTCCACAAGCTGGACGGCAAGCTGGACGGTCTTGTGCCCATGttcatcaacacaaacaacGGCCAGTTCACTCATCAAGGCATCTACACACTGGGAGCCAGAGCAGATAGCTACTATGAATACCTGCTCAAGCAGTGGATCCAGGGAGGCAAAAAGGAGGACCA ACTCTTGGAGGACTACCTGCAAGCAATAGAAGGTGTAAAGAAGAACCTTTTGCAGAAATCTTCACCTAATGGTCTTACGTTTGTTGGAGAGGTATCACACGGACAGTTCAGCCCTAAAATG GATCAccttgtgtgtttcctgccgGGAACTCTGGCCCTCGGAGCTCACAATGGCTTACCTGCTGATCACATGGATTTGGCCAAACAGCTGATGGAGACCTGCTACCAGATGTACGTTCAGATGGAGACAGGTCTCAGTCCAGAGATCGTTCACTTTAACATGCATGAAGGGAGCACCCGTGATATTGACGTGAAG CTTGCAGACAGACACAACCTCCTGCGACCAGAGACTGTGGAGAGTCTCTTCTACCTGTACAGGTTCACGGAGGATCACAAGTACCAGGACTGGGGCTGGGAGATTTTCCAGAACTTTAACAAGTACACCAAG gTTTCCACTGGCGGCTACACATCAATCAACAACGTACGTGACCCAGACTACCCGAGCCCGCGAGACAAGATGGAGAGCTTCTTCCTGGGAGAGACCCTGAAATACTTGTACCTGCTCTTCTCAGACAACCCCAATATCATCAGCCTGGACCAATACGTCTTCAACACTGAAGCCCATCCCCTTCCTATCTGGCCTTCCactgtatga
- the dpp7 gene encoding dipeptidyl peptidase 2 encodes MSKVLAFLTVTVILFCADGLHGLPHKYFQSRRHHGVKTDPQFTEKYFTQTMDHFNFNSMGNGTFSQRYLITDKYWKKGYGPIFFYTGNEGNIWEFALNSGFIMELAAQQRALVIFAEHRYYGKSLPFGKESFNIPQVSLLTVEQALADYAVMITELKQQLAATDCPVIVFGGSYGGMLSVYMRLKYPNIVAGALAASAPILSTAGLGDSRQFFQDVTADFESITPECKDAVRGAFHQLKELAERQDYSRIQSEFALCKPPSSAQDIHQLNGMLRNAFTLMAMLDYPYSTHFMGNMPANPVKVGCETMMSGPDLLANLRDTAGIVYNATGTLSCFDMYSLYLECADPTGCGLGFNSLAWDYQACSEIELCFESNNVTDMFPPMAFTEKDRETYCSKRWAVVPRPGWLKVQFWGDALSTASNIIFSNGDLDPWANGGVRKSLSSSLIAVNISGGAHHLDLRGSNEADPASVISARKREAEIIAEWVKMERIRSQKSN; translated from the exons ATGAGTAAAGTATTAGCATTTTTAACCGTAACGGTAATTTTGTTTTGTGCCGACGGGCTGCACGGTTTGCCACACAAATATTTCCAG TCAAGAAGACATCATGGTGTCAAGACTGATCCTCAGTTCACAGAGAAGTATTTCACCCAGACTATGGACCACTTCAACTTTAACAGCATGGGGAATGGGACATTCAGTCAGCGCTACCTGATCACAG ATAAATACTGGAAGAAAGGCTATGGCCCCATCTTCTTCTACACCGGCAACGAGGGAAACATCTGGGAGTTTGCCCTGAACTCTGGATTCATCATGGAGCTAGCTGCTCAGCAGAGAGCACTAGTCATATTTGCTGAACAT aggTACTATGGCAAGTCTCTGCCATTTGGCAAAGAATCCTTTAACATCCCTCAGGTCAGCCTGCTGACAGTGGAGCAGGCTCTTGCCGACTATGCCGTCATGATCACTGAGCTGAAACAGCAGCTGGCAGCCACGGACTGTCCCGTCATCGTGTTTGGTGGCAG TTACGGGGGAATGCTGTCTGTCTATATGAGACTCAAGTATCCCAACATCGTGGCTGGAGCCCTGGCAGCCAGCGCCCCCATCCTGTCTACTGCTGGGCTGGGAGACTCCAGGCAGTTCTTTCAGGATGTTACAGCT GATTTTGAGAGCATTACTCCTGAATGCAAAGATGCTGTGAGAGGAGCTTTTCATCAGCTAAAAGAATTAGCCGAACGCCAAG ATTATAGTCGCATCCAGTCAGAGTTTGCTCTGTGCAAGCCTCCATCATCTGCACAAGACATCCACCAGCTGAACGGCATGCTGAGGAACGCTTTCACTCTGATGGCCATGCTGGACTACCCCTACAGCACTCACTTCATGGGCAACATGCCCGCCAACCCTGTCAAA GTGGGCTGTGAAACAATGATGAGTGGACCTGACCTGCTGGCTAACCTCAGAGACACTGCAG GCATTGTATACAACGCCACTGGAACTCTGAGCTGTTTTGACATGTACAGTCTGTATTTGGAGTGCGCTGATCCTACTGGATGTGGACTTGGCTTCAACAGCCTGGCCTGGGACTATCAG GCGTGCTCAGAGATCGAACTGTGCTTTGAGAGCAACAACGTGACGGACATGTTTCCACCCATGGCTTTCACAGAGAAAGACCGGGAGACCTACTGCTCCAAACGCTGGGCTGTGGTTCCAAGACCAGGCTGGCTCAAAGTCCAGTTCTGGGGGGATG CCCTCTCCACAGCCAGCAACATTATTTTCTCCAATGGAGACCTGGACCCCTGGGCAAATGGAGGG GTACGCAAGTCTTTGAGCTCATCACTGATAGCTGTCAATATTTCTGGAGGGGCCCATCATCTGGACCTGAG AGGATCTAATGAGGCTGATCCTGCATCAGTAATCAGTGCCAggaagagagaagcagagatcATCGCAGAGTGGGTGAAGATGGAGAGGATCAGATCACAGAAGTCAAATTAG